The genomic segment actgtattcataatttttacaaaaaggcCAAAAACTATGCTATCAGATTGATTAGTGTGCAGGATACAGTGCTGTTGATGTATGCTTACCGTCCCTTTTAAGTTCTGTTAGGTCAGACGATAGAGATTGATGCCttgatggaataaaaaatacagCTTTCAAAATAATTACGAATAGTTTATAAAAAGGTATATTAggaataaacaaatattaaaaaatcacctTGAATTTAcggtcaatattttttattttttttccctttaaaatcGACTAAcagattgattaaaaaataatgaaaaataattttttcaattttatttaattagaaattaaattctattttttattttattttctatattattttttactaattttaaaaacaacaagggCTATCTCTGAATTTTTTGTCATCgttctttattaaattttttttaaaattttatatttaaattaaattaaattaattaaatataaatataaaatatttactttatAATCTCTTGTTTGGTTTACTTTTCATGTCGCTGTTCACGATCATTCAAATGTATACATTAACGAGAAATTACATTTTCACCGCGGGTGGCACTGGGTTGAACTTTGAAATCCAGTGGGGACTAGAATTTGGTTTTACCGCAGTAAGGAATATTTATTGACTGTGGTAGTTGCAACGTCGACGATTCTTAGGTTGGTGGGTGGATAATGTATTTACATACTCTTACTATATATACTCAACTAATGATTAgggtaaattatattttcatccttATATATTATTCAATGTTTCACTTCTATCCCACCATctaatatttcttaattttacccCTATAGTTTTTACAAAAGTTGAGATTTTCTTATCATTactaaataactaataaaaagctaaattcttttttttctctcattttaattcttcttcttaGTTTCCCCCTTGAACTAGGTCATgtgatcttgtttttttttttgtttttttatttaaaggtttttatgctcttaaaaaaataattatcagaTCTAATTTAGAATTGAtcagaaaaaaatttagaattaatgCTTTGATAATTCAATCAAAAATTCAATCCAAGTTAGGTTTTGAATCTTAAGtttactaaattaatttatgaggCCTGACTGAATTTAACAACTATAAtcgagaaatgtttttttttcctctcttgaaCCTTTTAATGTAACAAAACACTTGAAAacttgaaacaaagaaaacttaaaGCTCAAATTCAAAAAGTGGGCTATTTAATGATTAATGGTAAAATTAGAATCTTAGGAAACTCGAAGGGTAACATTGAGAAAATGTAAACTATAGGGTTGAAGTGCAACATTTATGTAAATGAGAGGCCAATTGAAGTTCACGgtattgtattattattataataattattattattataaaaaaagaaaacaaataaaataaaaataaaataaaaatctgaagcCACCCTGTGGTGATGTCTCATTTTCTCCTCCTCATTTCCATGTACTTGTTGCGCCGAAGCAGTGAAGTTTTGGTCTCAACAACAAAGTAAATATTACTTTTGTTGCTGTGCTTTAagcaaaaacattttccaggTAAAAGGGTTTTCctttttactatttctttttgtttctctaTGTGGAAAGCTTTTGCCTATTCAAATTGCTTTGCTTTTATTGTAATCGTACCTGGGTTTAGCTTTTCAGTAGAATTTCTTTATTGGGTTATTACTTTGTTGCCAGCTTTTTTATTTCTGATCTGTTTTTGCGCCAAAgattcaatatttttgtttgattctaATTGGGGTGCAGTGATGATGCCTATACAGATGAGCCCTTTTGATCTTGTTGAGAGTAAAGTGGTTTATggggtttattttagttattgaaGTTTTATTgaatctttgtttgtttttaatagaaTCAGATGCAGAATGATGGGTCTGGTAGAGATGGCACCACCAGAGCTGGTGGAGATGTGCCCCTCACTGAGGTTGACCTGGAGAAGCAGGATAACAGTAAGGTGTTACCGCAAGAAGGCGGTAACGGGGTCTTGTCAGGGAATTCTGATTATTCACCAGTGATTGCCATTGTGGTTTCTAATGGCGAGTCTCCTGTGGCTGCCAGCAAGGAAGAGTTGCATAGTGTGGATTTTCCCAGAAAAGGGTCGTTGTCAAGGACTTCAAGTTCGCACGAACAATGCAGGTTTACCCACTCATACTTCTAATTAATCTTGCCTAGTTATTAATTATCTGCACTGTGGTTTCTCGGTTTTCCCATTTTTGGTCTtgcttgatttgattggtttgtGGCCTTAATTGGCTATGAAAATGATGAGTCTGTTTCATGTCATAAACTTGTGGATTTTCTCGTTTCATGTTCATAGTTTAGTGTGCTTTTATATGCACTTTTTTCAGCAGTCCTAGTGCTGCCCTGGTATAGATTGAGTGTTGTGCAACATTAGATACAGAAATCTCAATCTTTATTGACCTAATGGAGCTACACACGCGCAATAAGTAGGTTACTTTGTTATTCCTCAGAGTTTGTCAGCAGGAGAAGGAAGAAGTTCTCATAGATCTTGGATGCAAATGTAAAGGCGGTCTTGCAAAAGCCCATCGCACATGTATTGATACTTGGTTTAGCACAAGAGGGTCCAACAAATGTGAGATATGCCAGTAAGTCCTTCAACATGTCTGTTTATGCTATGAAGTTGGCACAGAGAagtttatgaattgtttttatatgatttaaatcttttattgcAGGGCTGTAGCTGTAAATGTGTCACCTCCAGAATCTCAGCCAATTGTAGGTATTCTATACCTGAGTGCAAAAAATCACAGTATGCTTAAGATatcccttttcattttcatctggTCTAAATTCGACCCATGCATTGGATTTTGGAATGCCATGCAAGCTCATGCATCTATTTTGGGGCCTGCCTAAGTTAGCTTGTCATATCAGCTTCTAAAATCAAAATGACAGTGCTGggaatttttttccaacaaaaatacCCAAATGTTATGCTTTGAAAAATCCTTATAAGGGATTACGCTATGCAAGGAAGCATGATTTATAGATAGTTGTTTCAGCATTATGGTTTGATGACAAAGTGTTTGTATGAGAGACCAAGTAGTGTTTAAATGTTGATATTCTGTTTATAATCTGAATTTTTTGTTGCGTGTATTTTATGAAGCAGGCAAACTACTGGGTTTGGAGAATTGACCCAAACTTTAGACCACGAGACCGAGATAGGGTAAGCCAATTACTGTGGTCAATCTACTGCAAGTACGTGTACTTTTTTGGATATGATGTTCAATGTGATGAGTTTGAGTGCGTTCATCTTTGAAACAGGGCTGTTTTAGTCCTCTTTGGGTGGCGTTCTCAATCCTTATTGGTGGTCTCTTGTTGGATGTGCTGATATCCATCACCCTTGGTGTTTCTGCCTTACCTGTTAACATAATAATTGGTAAGCACGTCAATATTAGTTTAAACAGTTGACTGACTTGTTCATATCCAAACTGTATTATTCCAAAATGAAGAACATTATGCATGTTGATGTTGAAACTATACACATTATACAGGGGTCATTGTTGTTCTCGGACTTGGAACTGCGCTTCGGCTAGCCCTGGAATTCTGCCATGAGTGGAGTTTTAGGAGAGCAGTTCAAAGGGCAGATGCCAATGAGAATCATGGTTACCATCCCGCTTCGTAGTAAATATGTATAGGATGAAGATACAACTCACGAGAGAGGTCTTAATTTGTTGGGGAAGTACACATAAAGTAttcaacttatatatatatagcatgtcTTGTTTGGGGATGGTTGTTGATTCTTGCTGAGTGTGCTCGCACATGACAATACACATTAAGTTTGGGAAACTTTCATTTCCCTAATGCGTTggaattttattcaattatactTCCCCTCTTAGGGCATGAAAAAAAGGAGTTGCCTTGGTGGAGAAATTGTTGAGGGATGATCAAAGAGAAAATTGTCATTGGCCCAGTGGGCTCTCTTCAATCAAGATTTGAAGCTGATCAAAATCATTGGGCTTCCTCAAATCATCATGATTTCTTTCAAAGACTATTATTATGACTGAAGAGGGTCGCTTTTCCAGATGTTCTGGCCTGCAGGCAAGGAACAAGCTCCGTGGAAAAGCATGCGGGGTCCAATTGAATGTCCCCAGTCTCAAAATTCAAAAGACTGTTGGCTCTTTATTGGGGTCCGGGCCTGTTGTTGACTCACTCTATGTGAGAAGTGAGAAGTGAGAACAATGGTTAATATAGCAGTAGGTATAGGCATGTGCCTGCCAAGAAAATGTTCAACATGGCTACTTTACTACATGCATCTTTTATCACTTCTTCAACTTCACTCGAGGAGAGAGAGAATCAAATTTCGATATTTCCTTgcattaaaatatcatatacaAGATATTTGATGTGTTACTTTTGCATAGTTAAGGAAAAGTATCTCTCGAATCTAGTCCTTTGACAAGGtttgagtttgaaaaatatgGTTGAGCCTCCGTCTCGAGCTCCTACTAAGAATAACTTCATTGAAATCATGGGAGTCTTGGGGAGCCAGAGAGGGTCGAGGCCTCACTTGCatcataaaatttatcataaaaagatCCCCTCAAGGTGAATCACCTACTGCCTGTAAAACTAAACACCGGCTTTGGCCCTCTTTGATGAGCTCTGCTACTGATTCCAGTCTCGCATGGGCAAAAGGAGGTTCCTGACATAAAAAGGGACAGGGCTCTCCGAGGATACTTTGAGAGCTCCTTGATGTTGAGAGGTCGGATGCCCTTCGAGACGTGGCATTCGGCACTTCCATTATTGGCATCTCCTATTCTTGAGGTTTGGTGGCAGCGTTTGGTGGGTTGCTTTCCACTTTACTGTTTCGGATTCAAGTCATGACATTTTATGTGTCAAGGATTAAACTTTTTCTTTATACCATTTTAATAACATTACTTCgaacaatttatttaaatagactggaattaaattatttttaataaaaataaaaagaaaaattcattgaCATATTTTATCCGGATTCGTATCGCTTGGTAATCCATCATGTCACATGAATTTACCCATATTAATTCCTTTTACGGTTCAAAAACAAActtaattcaaatcaattttaaaccaAATCAATTGTATCGAATAACTATGATTTCTTGTAATGTGTTGGAAGCTTGCAATCAAATTTAAGGAGGGGCAAGAGGGGCAACTGGAAAGAAGATTAGAGAAGTGATGATCGTGAATCAATGAAAATAGTATttagaaaaagggaaaaaagtgACAAATATTCCTTGCAATCAAGGAAAAGGGAAGAGAGCAGTTGTTTACTCCCCACCATTGTGCACTCCTCCACCAAACGAAACCAGAGGTTGGCCATCACGCGGTTTCCTGTACACCGTGGACTCGAGAGCCATCACAGCAATGGGGGCTCGGAAGGTTCATAGTCCACACCTAGCAATTTCACCAACAGACTAATCCATTGTTGTTCTTTGCTACTAGagtataacaaaaatatctatTAGTCCCTAATTATGATAGGACTTCAGATCTTTACTCCTAATTATAAACTATTGCAATTTCACCCCTCAATCGTTGATAAACGAATAACAACTCAATCTCTAATTGCATCTACTGATTTAGTGTGTAGGTAACTTTTgagattatgatttaaaaaaaaaatgaataaaaaaaagctataaactatagcttttttttaaacccAAGTTTTTACCACAATTTGATATAGAAAGTAagtttaaataatgaaaatcagCCTAATAAGAGTATCTTCAACTACGCTGcaccacaatttcaaacaaagcTCTAGATATTGGATTCACTTCAAGACCTATTTTGAAAGATAtataaaagttggaggactgaTTTAATCTTCCATTATTATTACCGTGTTCGCTTTCACCCTCACTACTTCACAACCACAACTTTTCTTACGTGACACTTGGCTTTGTTGTCTTGTCCTGATGCCAGTTTGCGAGCAGTAAAACTGAGGAGGTTAAATAacgagaagaagagaagaagaagcacaCGTGTTATAGGCTGATCATATCAGCTGATCacagatagagagagagagattgagagATTTTGCAGTACCAAACTTGATAGGATCTCTTTGTTGGGTTTTGGTTAgaacaaggaaaaagaagacAACATGGTGGCTATGGTGCCTGTGGACTCGCTACCTTTAGGGTTTAGATTCAGGCCAACTGATGAAGAATTGATAAACCACTACTTGAGACTTAAAATCAACGGTCGTGATTCTGAAGTTGAAGTCATCCCTGAAATTGATATTTGTAAATGGGAGCCTTGGGATTTGCCTGgtaaaacaaatgaaaagtcctttcttttttttatttttttacgtgggttttctttgattttaaagattttgtatctttgatatttttttggttggttGCTGAATTTCTTTATTCCCTGTGAATAAATTCCTCTTTTTGCTTATCTGGGTATTTCCTTATTCATTAAGATTCCTTAATTTACTtgtaaagattattattttattggaatCAGTGTATTTTAGTTTGATTGCTTTAATTAGTGTTCTATATAGTGCACAAGTCTGCTACTTTAGCTGAATTTGGAGTCATATGGAATGTGGGGTTTCAGGGCTACATGTAGATTTACTTGAATTTTcggtaaagattttttttttttggaatcagAGTATTTTAGTATCCTCTCTATGATTTAGTGTACTATAATTTACTGTTCTGCTATTTTTAGCtaaattttgagttaatttgaATGTGGCGTTGTAGGGCTATCTGTGATAAAGACTGAAGATCCAGAGTGGTTCTTCTTCTGCCCACGAGATAGGAAGTATCCTAACGGTCATCGTTCGAATAGAGCAACGGATGCTGGTTATTGGAAGGCTACAGGGAAGGATCGAACAATAAAGTCTCGAAAATCTGCTGGTAATACTACCTTGATTGGTATGAAGAAAACACTGGTTTTCTACCGTGGTCGTGCTCCAAATGGAGAGCGTACAAACTGGGTCATGCATGAGTATCGTCCCACTGAAAAGGATCTTGATGGTACCGGCCCTGGCCAGGTTGCTTTGCTTTCTTGATCTCATTCTTGTTATTAATTTGTTCATTTTGACTTTCTATAGTTGGTTGCAATGCTTAGTTTTAATCACATTCTATGGAGCAAGTGGGGGAATTTTGTCTGCGTGCTGTGTACATTACATGTTTGTATTATGATTTTCAAATTAACCATGCATTCAATCTTggtattttttatggaaatgtGCACATAATGTTGGCAGCTAAACTTAAGGACTtttgtattaataatttttaagttacCAAATGTCCGTTTGTGCTGTATCTATACAGCGCTACTTTTGTTAAAATGAATACTGCTGATTCTCATTGATGCTGTAAATCTCTTCAACTCACCGATTTTCTCTCTTGATCTGGACAGGGTGCATTCGTCCTTTTCCGCTTGTTCAGGAAGCCAGAAGAGAGGCCCAGCATTGTAAAGTATGATGAAATAGAACAGGCTGAATACTCTCCTACGGCTGCCAAGTCCTCTCCTGATGATGCATCATCCGATCTTGTTCAAGAAACAGCTACATCGGAAATGAGTTCAGGAAAGCAACCTGAAGATATAAAGATGTGGTCGAATGAGTCTGACAACACGACTTCTAATGCTGTGGTGCCTATTGATAGCTGCAGTAATAGTCTTGCAACTTCAGATGTTGAAGATCAAGTGCCAGAAGCAACAGCTGTGGAGGTGAGAACCGGATTCTGTATTTTGGCCTCTTGTACTCCACTCAAGATAAACATTatgagaaatttgatttttttttcccaggcATATCTACCACTGGATGAAAATTCACCCTTATATGAGCCCATGTCTGGTGAACCTGATTGTAAAGTTTTCTCCCCAATGCGATCACAGATTCCAGCGGACCTGGGATACTACATGGATTCACCTTATGCCAGTGACTTTGGCAACAATCAAAATGGATTTTCCTGTCTGGATGGCACCAGTGAACAGGATGTATCCCTCACTGAATTGTTAGATGATTACATAAACAACCATGATGACTATTCTGGTGAAGAAACAAGCAGTCAGAACACCTTGGGTGTTGGAAGTGAGACTCAGTTGTTTGGCCAGGTACCACCAGGAAACTTTCATGTTAAGGACCATGGTATATACAATGGGATGGCTCAAGAACTGGTAAAACTTTGGTCTTTTGGTAGCTTTTAAACCAGTGTTTGTTGAATCTTTTAGCTGTCATATCTCTTAAATGTTGCATCTTGCATTTTCTTAAATGGTTGAGCATTTTGACACAGTTGATTCGTAcgtgtttgaaaaaaaaatctgaagttctaaaatccttttgtaatttttctgtACCACCAGCATGCTTCACACATGGGAGCCCCGGTGTGGCCTGGTGATCAATTTGATAGCTATGAGCTATTACAAATGCAAACTGCACTTGGTACTTGCCAATCACCCACATCCTTTTCTGATGGAGAAATTGGAAGGGGAAATATTGGACATTTTGGAAATAACTTTGTTGGACAAGATGCTCCATCTGCCAATTCTGCAATCTCATCCTTTGATGTATATAATAGTATGGAAGAACCAACCAGCCAAATGACCTCTGTAGACTATGGCAGTGGTGTTAGTGGAACTGGAATCAAGATTAGGACCCGCCAGCCTCAAGTCCGGCGACATTCAGACAACTTGGTTGCCCAGGGCAGTGCCCCAAGAAGAATCCGTTTGCTGGTAGAACGTTCAGTTGAATCAGTTGGAAATTTCAAGGTTAATGATGCAACCCAcgttgatgatgaagatgaggtGCAATCAGCTGTAACCAAGGTAAGTTTCATCAATCTAGACAATGTAGAGTTTCTGTTGTAATGCatccatcaattatttttagttcATACAATCATTTGATGCAGGCCACTGGAGATGCTGAAAAACAGGCCTCTACAGATTATGAAGATGAGGTGCAATCAGCTGTAACCGAGGTAAGTTTCATCAATCTAGACAGTGTAGAGTTTCTGTTGAAATGCatccatcaattatttttagttcATACAATCATTTGATGCAGGCCACTGGAGATGCTGAAAAACAGGCCTCTACAGAGTATGAAGATGAGGTGCAATCAGCTGTAACCGAGGTAAGTTTCATCAATCTAGACAACGAGGAATTTCTGTTGAAATGCATCCATCAATTATGTTTAGTTCATACAATCATTTGATGCAGGCCACTGGGGATGCTGAAAAACAGGCCTCTacagatgatgaagatgaagatgaggtGCAATCAGCTGTAACCGAGGTAAGTTTCATCAATCTAGACAATGTGGAATTTCTGTTGAAATGCAGACATCAATTATGTTTTGTTCATACAATCATTTGATGCAGGCCACTGGAGATGCTGAAAAACAGGCCTCTGCAGTTGATGATCTGCAGAATGAAAGCCCACTTGCAATTTCCGAGACCAACAAGGAAATTGCTGAAGAGTCTTCTTCAAATCTGAGGTTACGAGTGAAAAGGGAAGCTGACTCCGGGAGCAGCCAGATAGCATCGCCAGCTTTTCCAGCTGCACCTCCTGCACATCATGGACACAAATCATTATCAATTTATGTCAGCATTTTCCTCCTCCTGATCTTGTTCATAGCTTTTGCTGGGATGTGGAGATCCCTCGAGTCTCTGAAGTTGCTCTGGATACAGGATGGTGCAGGTGATAATTTGTAGTGCATGTTTTCTTTCAACGAGGAGCAGCATAGTTTTGTAGATGGCATTTAAACACTTAAAAGGCATATATAACGTAGGTCACTGCTTGCTACTAGTGTGTGTATACTATGACCTCTTGTTCATGTAAACTTGTATTAGTTTTTCTGTACAATAAATAACTCTGATAGTAGATGGTGCCTTCGTTCTCTCCCATCTAGCTTCTCAGTTCCTCGATCGGAGATCAGGATGCTGacctctatttatttattttattactttttgttaattaataattaatgtaattttcAAGATCAACACATAGTGCCAACAATACAACCTTTTCATTCAGCAACCCTGAGAAACAATGACATGGTATACTATAGAATGAgatcttaattttaataaaaatattgttttgaagttttttttaattaaattagaatgagatcttaattttaataaaaatattgttttgaagttttttttaattaaattattttttgttttttagattaatgtaGGTGCTCGAGCTAACTTGTGTGTAGcgcatttaattttatatgttctgaaattaacgatcatataagcctctagtggtCCTGAATTTGTGGGATTCAAATTAGTGATCTCTGAGGAATAATTCTAATGCTTGACTAGTTAAACTAttctttttaagatttatttttattaatcatacAGGTAGTTTTCGAATatcataaactaattagaatatatTTGGTCACTCTTGATattggtttaaaatttcttttttactagaaaatatatatataatgtctaaaaaaattattattccaaTTCCTAGCGTAacacattataattattttttctctaaatgGATTAGACTTCGaagatttttatgctaaaatgGCCATGATGTCCTTAATTGACAttatatttcatgattttattttttcaattaagaataAACATAGGTGATTATGTTTAAGGTTCTACAAATTACAATAATCTTCCCTGTAGCATGGTCATAAGAATCATACCAAATGGCATGCCTGCCATTGCCATACCATGAAGATGAAATACATGATAATGCAGATTTGATCGGGCAAGATATTTGCTAATGCAAAGTATTTATTGTTGGGACGATTTCATTGAAAACCCTCtaataaattctaattaaaaaaaaaattctaatttataattttttaaatttataactgGAAAACTATTACAATATCAAACTAGCTtacttaagttatttttatttttttacattttaattaaaaataataattaaatatgttaag from the Populus nigra chromosome 9, ddPopNigr1.1, whole genome shotgun sequence genome contains:
- the LOC133702840 gene encoding uncharacterized protein LOC133702840 isoform X2, whose product is MQNDGSGRDGTTRAGGDVPLTEVDLEKQDNSKVLPQEGGNGVLSGNSDYSPVIAIVVSNGESPVAASKEELHSVDFPRKGSLSRTSSSHEQCRVCQQEKEEVLIDLGCKCKGGLAKAHRTCIDTWFSTRGSNKCEICQAVAVNVSPPESQPIANYWVWRIDPNFRPRDRDRGCFSPLWVAFSILIGGLLLDVLISITLGVSALPVNIIIGVIVVLGLGTALRLALEFCHEWSFRRAVQRADANENHGYHPAS
- the LOC133702840 gene encoding uncharacterized protein LOC133702840 isoform X1, with the translated sequence MQNDGSGRDGTTRAGGDVPLTEVDLEKQDNSKVLPQEGGNGVLSGNSDYSPVIAIVVSNGESPVAASKEELHSVDFPRKGSLSRTSSSHEQCRVCQQEKEEVLIDLGCKCKGGLAKAHRTCIDTWFSTRGSNKCEICQAVAVNVSPPESQPIQANYWVWRIDPNFRPRDRDRGCFSPLWVAFSILIGGLLLDVLISITLGVSALPVNIIIGVIVVLGLGTALRLALEFCHEWSFRRAVQRADANENHGYHPAS